A genome region from Nycticebus coucang isolate mNycCou1 chromosome 22, mNycCou1.pri, whole genome shotgun sequence includes the following:
- the BEST4 gene encoding bestrophin-4, which yields MTVSYTLKVAEARFGGFSGLLLRWRGSIYKLLYKEFLLFVALYALLSITYRLLLTQEQKHVYAQVARYCNRSADLIPLSFVLGFYVTLVVNRWWSQYTSIPLPDQLMCVISASVHGVDQRGRLLRRTLIRYANLASVLVLRSVSTRVLKRFPTMEHVVDAGFMSQEERKKFESLKSDFNKYWVPCVWFTNLAAQARRDGRIRDDIALCLLLEELNKYRAKCSMLFHYDWISIPLVYTQVVTIAVYSFFALSLVGRQFVEPEAGSTQPQEPLEPGQEPALALGDLDMYVPLTTLLQFFFYAGWLKVAEQIINPFGEDDDDFETNQLIDRNLQVSLLSVDDMYQNLPPAEKDLYWDEDQPQPPYTVATAAESLRPSFLGSTFNLRMSDDPEQSLQVEASPVLPRPAAAAQTPLLGRLLGAGAPSPAMSLRNFSRARGAPRTPHLLRFRMEEGGDPEVATRIEEEAAAESGDEALEP from the exons ATGACAGTTTCATACACCCTTAAAGTGGCGGAGGCCCGCTTCGGAGGCTTCTCTGGCCTGCTTCTTCGCTGGAGAGGGAGCATATACAAACTCCTCTACAAGGAATTCCTCCTCTTCGTGGCCCTGTACGCTTTGCTCAGCATCACCTACCG GCTGCTGCTAACCCAGGAACAGAAGCATGTGTATGCTCAGGTGGCCCGGTACTGCAACCGCTCAGCGGACCTCATCCCCTTGTCCTTTGTCCTGG GTTTCTATGTGACTCTGGTGGTGAACCGCTGGTGGTCTCAGTACACAAGCATCCCGCTGCCTGACCAGCTGATGTGCGTCATTTCGGCCAGCGTGCACGGCGTGGACCAACGGGGCCGCCTGCTGCGCCGCACCCTCATCCGCTATGCCAACCTGGCGTCGGTGCTGGTGCTGCGCTCGGTCAGCACGCGCGTGCTCAAGCGCTTCCCCACCATGGAGCATGTGGTGGACGCAG GTTTCATGTcccaagaagagaggaaaaagttTGAGAGCCTGAAATCTGACTTTAACAAATACTGGGTGCCCTGCGTCTGGTTCACCAACTTAGCTGCCCAGGCCCGGAGGGATGGGCGTATCCGTGATGACATCGCTCTCTGTCTACTTTTGGAA GAGCTGAACAAATACCGGGCCAAGTGCAGCATGCTGTTCCACTATGACTGGATCAGCATCCCCCTCGTCTACACCCAA GTGGTGACCATAGCTGTCTACTCCTTCTTTGCCCTTTCTCTGGTTGGCCGTCAGTTTGTAGAGCCAGAGGCAGGGTCTACCCAACCTCAGGAGCCTCTGGAGCCAGGCCAAGAGCCAGCCCTGGCCTTGGGAGACCTGGACATGTATGTGCCACTCACCACTCTGCTGCAGTTCTTTTTCTATGCTGGCTGGCTCAAG GTGGCTGAACAAATCATCAATCCCTTTGGTGAGGATGATGATGACTTTGAGACCAATCAGCTCATAGACCGCAACTTGCAG GTGTCCCTGCTTTCTGTGGACGACATGTACCAGAACCTGCCCCCCGCCGAAAAGGACCTGTACTGGGATGAGGACCAGCCACAGCCACCCTACACCGTGGCCACAGCGGCTGAATCGCTGCGGCCTTCCTTCTTGGGCTCCACCTTCAACCTGCG CATGAGCGACGACCCTGAGCAGAGCCTGCAGGTGGAAGCGTCCCCGGTTTTGCCTCGGCCCGCAGCCGCCGCGCAGACCCCGCTGCTCGGCCGTTTGCTGGGTGCAGGGGCGCCCTCCCCCGCCATGAGCCTCCGGAACTTCAGCCGCGCGCGGGGCGCCCCCCGGACCCCACATCTACTGCGTTTCCGGATGGAGGAGGGCGGCGACCCTGAGGTTGCCACTCGCATCGAGGAGGAGGCGGCAGCGGAGTCTGGGGACGAGGCCTTGGAGCCCTGA
- the PLK3 gene encoding serine/threonine-protein kinase PLK3 isoform X2, translating to MEPAAGFLSPRPFQRAATPPAPPAGPGPPPSALPGPELEMLAGPPAPDPGRYITDPRSGRTYFKGRLLGKGGFARCYEATDTETGSTYAVKVIPQSRVAKPHQREKILNEIELHRDLQHRHIVRFLHHFEDSDNIYIFLELCSRKSLAHIWKARHTLLEPEVRYYLRQILSGLKYLHQRGILHRDLKLGNFFITENMELKVGDFGLAARLEPLEHRKKTICGTPNYVAPEVLMRQGHGPEADVWSLGCVMYTLLCGSPPFETADLKETYRCIKQVHYTLPASLSLPARQLLATILRASPRDRPSIDQILRHDFFTKGYTPDRLPVSSCVTVPDLTPPNPARSLFAKVTKSLFGRKKKSKNHPQERDEVSCLVSGLMHTSIGHQDARTEAPAPSGLAPVSLVETAPEDSSPRATLASSGDGFEEGLTVATVVESALCALRNCVAFMPPAEQNPAPLAQPEPLVWVSKWVDYSNKFGFGYQLSTHRVAVLFNDGTHMALSANRKTVHYNPTSTKHFSFSVGAVPRALQPQLGILRYFASYMEQHLMKGGDLPSVEEVEVPALPLLLQWVKTDQALLMLFSDGTVQVNFYGDHTKLILSGWEPLLVTFVARNRSACTYLASHLQQLGCSPELRQRLRYALHLLQDRSPA from the exons ATGGAGCCCGCCGCCGGCTTCCTGTCCCCTCGCCCCTTCCAGCGTGCGGCCACTCCGCCCGCGCCCCCCGCCGGGCCCGGACCGCCTCCGAGTGCCTTGCCCGGACCTGAACTGGAGATGCTGGCTGGGCCACCGGCGCCAGACCCTGGACGCTACATTACCGACCCGCGCAGTGGCCGCACCTACTTCAAAGGCCGCTTGTTGGGCAAG GGGGGCTTCGCCCGCTGCTATGAGGCCACTGACACAGAGACCGGCAGCACCTACGCTGTCAAAGTCATACCGCAGAGCCGCGTCGCCAAGCCGCATCAGCGCGAGAAG ATCCTAAATGAGATTGAATTGCACCGAGACCTGCAGCACCGCCACATAGTGCGTTTTTTGCACCACTTTGAGGACTCCGAcaacatatacatttttctagAGCTCTGCAGCCGAAAG TCCCTGGCCCACATCTGGAAGGCCCGCCACACCCTGTTAGAGCCCGAGGTACGCTACTACCTGCGGCAGATCCTTTCTGGTCTCAAGTACTTGCACCAGCGGGGCATCCTGCACCGGGACCTCAAGCTGG GAAACTTTTTCATCACTGAGAACATGGAACTGAAGGTGGGGGATTTTGGGCTGGCAGCCCGGTTGGAGCCTCTGGAACACAGGAAGAA GACCATCTGTGGCACCCCCAACTATGTGGCTCCAGAAGTGCTAATGAGACAGGGCCATGGCCCTGAGGCAGACGTCTGGTCACTGGGCTGTGTCAT GTACACTCTGCTCTGTGGGAGCCCCCCCTTTGAGACAGCTGACCTGAAGGAGACATACCGCTGCATCAAGCAGGTTCACTACACACTGCCTGCCAGCCTCTCACTGCCTGCCCGGCAGCTCTTGGCCACCATCCTTCGGGCCTCACCCCGAGACCGCCCTTCTATTGACCAGATCCTTCGCCATGACTTCTTTACCAAG GGCTACACCCCCGATCGGCTCCCTGTCAGCAGCTGTGTGACAGTTCCAGACCTGACACCTCCCAACCCAGCTAGGAGTCTGTTTGCCAAAGTTACCAAGAGCCTCTTTGGCAGGAAGAAGAAGA GTAAGAACCATCCCCAGGAGCGAGATGAGGTCTCCTGTTTGGTGAGTGGCCTCATGCACACATCCATTGGCCATCAGGATGCCAGGACTGAG GCTCCAGCACCTTCTGGTCTAGCTCCTGTCAGCCTAGTAGAGACAGCACCCGAGGACAGCTCACCCCGTGCGACACTGGCAAGCAGTGGAGATG GGTTTGAAGAAGGTCTCACTGTGGCCACAGTGGTGGAGTCAGCCCTCTGTGCTCTGAGAAACTGTGTGGCCTTCATGCCCCCAG CGGAACAGAACCCAGCTCCCCTGGCCCAGCCAGAGCCTCTGGTGTGGGTCAGCAAGTGGGTTGACTACTCCAACAAATTTGGCTTTGGGTATCAACTGTCCACCCACCGTGTAGCTGTGCTCTTCAATGATGGCACACATATGGCCCTATCGGCCAATAGAAA GACTGTGCACTACAACCCCACCAGCACAAAGCATTTCTCCTTCTCTGTGGGTGCTGTACCTCGGGCCCTGCAGCCTCAACTAGGCATCCTCCGGTACTTTGCCTCCTACATGGAGCAGCACCTCATGAAG GGTGGGGATCTGCCCAGTGTGGAAGAGGTGGAGGTGCCTGCTCTACCCCTGCTGCTGCAGTGGGTCAAGACGGATCAGGCCCTACTTATGCTGTTTAGTGATGGCACTGTTCAG GTGAACTTCTATGGGGACCACACCAAGCTGATCCTCAGTGGCTGGGAGCCCCTCCTCGTGACTTTCGTGGCCCGAAATCGCAGCGCTTGTACTTACCTTGCTTCCCACCTTCAGCAGCTGGGCTGCTCCCCAGAACTGCGGCAGCGACTCCGCTATGCTCTGCACCTGCTCCAGGACCGCAGCCCAGCCTAG
- the PLK3 gene encoding serine/threonine-protein kinase PLK3 isoform X1: MEPAAGFLSPRPFQRAATPPAPPAGPGPPPSALPGPELEMLAGPPAPDPGRYITDPRSGRTYFKGRLLGKGGFARCYEATDTETGSTYAVKVIPQSRVAKPHQREKILNEIELHRDLQHRHIVRFLHHFEDSDNIYIFLELCSRKSLAHIWKARHTLLEPEVRYYLRQILSGLKYLHQRGILHRDLKLGNFFITENMELKVGDFGLAARLEPLEHRKKTICGTPNYVAPEVLMRQGHGPEADVWSLGCVMYTLLCGSPPFETADLKETYRCIKQVHYTLPASLSLPARQLLATILRASPRDRPSIDQILRHDFFTKGYTPDRLPVSSCVTVPDLTPPNPARSLFAKVTKSLFGRKKKSKNHPQERDEVSCLVSGLMHTSIGHQDARTEAPAPSGLAPVSLVETAPEDSSPRATLASSGDGEELGKMTGFEEGLTVATVVESALCALRNCVAFMPPAEQNPAPLAQPEPLVWVSKWVDYSNKFGFGYQLSTHRVAVLFNDGTHMALSANRKTVHYNPTSTKHFSFSVGAVPRALQPQLGILRYFASYMEQHLMKGGDLPSVEEVEVPALPLLLQWVKTDQALLMLFSDGTVQVNFYGDHTKLILSGWEPLLVTFVARNRSACTYLASHLQQLGCSPELRQRLRYALHLLQDRSPA; encoded by the exons ATGGAGCCCGCCGCCGGCTTCCTGTCCCCTCGCCCCTTCCAGCGTGCGGCCACTCCGCCCGCGCCCCCCGCCGGGCCCGGACCGCCTCCGAGTGCCTTGCCCGGACCTGAACTGGAGATGCTGGCTGGGCCACCGGCGCCAGACCCTGGACGCTACATTACCGACCCGCGCAGTGGCCGCACCTACTTCAAAGGCCGCTTGTTGGGCAAG GGGGGCTTCGCCCGCTGCTATGAGGCCACTGACACAGAGACCGGCAGCACCTACGCTGTCAAAGTCATACCGCAGAGCCGCGTCGCCAAGCCGCATCAGCGCGAGAAG ATCCTAAATGAGATTGAATTGCACCGAGACCTGCAGCACCGCCACATAGTGCGTTTTTTGCACCACTTTGAGGACTCCGAcaacatatacatttttctagAGCTCTGCAGCCGAAAG TCCCTGGCCCACATCTGGAAGGCCCGCCACACCCTGTTAGAGCCCGAGGTACGCTACTACCTGCGGCAGATCCTTTCTGGTCTCAAGTACTTGCACCAGCGGGGCATCCTGCACCGGGACCTCAAGCTGG GAAACTTTTTCATCACTGAGAACATGGAACTGAAGGTGGGGGATTTTGGGCTGGCAGCCCGGTTGGAGCCTCTGGAACACAGGAAGAA GACCATCTGTGGCACCCCCAACTATGTGGCTCCAGAAGTGCTAATGAGACAGGGCCATGGCCCTGAGGCAGACGTCTGGTCACTGGGCTGTGTCAT GTACACTCTGCTCTGTGGGAGCCCCCCCTTTGAGACAGCTGACCTGAAGGAGACATACCGCTGCATCAAGCAGGTTCACTACACACTGCCTGCCAGCCTCTCACTGCCTGCCCGGCAGCTCTTGGCCACCATCCTTCGGGCCTCACCCCGAGACCGCCCTTCTATTGACCAGATCCTTCGCCATGACTTCTTTACCAAG GGCTACACCCCCGATCGGCTCCCTGTCAGCAGCTGTGTGACAGTTCCAGACCTGACACCTCCCAACCCAGCTAGGAGTCTGTTTGCCAAAGTTACCAAGAGCCTCTTTGGCAGGAAGAAGAAGA GTAAGAACCATCCCCAGGAGCGAGATGAGGTCTCCTGTTTGGTGAGTGGCCTCATGCACACATCCATTGGCCATCAGGATGCCAGGACTGAG GCTCCAGCACCTTCTGGTCTAGCTCCTGTCAGCCTAGTAGAGACAGCACCCGAGGACAGCTCACCCCGTGCGACACTGGCAAGCAGTGGAGATGGTGAGGAACTAGGAAAGATGACAG GGTTTGAAGAAGGTCTCACTGTGGCCACAGTGGTGGAGTCAGCCCTCTGTGCTCTGAGAAACTGTGTGGCCTTCATGCCCCCAG CGGAACAGAACCCAGCTCCCCTGGCCCAGCCAGAGCCTCTGGTGTGGGTCAGCAAGTGGGTTGACTACTCCAACAAATTTGGCTTTGGGTATCAACTGTCCACCCACCGTGTAGCTGTGCTCTTCAATGATGGCACACATATGGCCCTATCGGCCAATAGAAA GACTGTGCACTACAACCCCACCAGCACAAAGCATTTCTCCTTCTCTGTGGGTGCTGTACCTCGGGCCCTGCAGCCTCAACTAGGCATCCTCCGGTACTTTGCCTCCTACATGGAGCAGCACCTCATGAAG GGTGGGGATCTGCCCAGTGTGGAAGAGGTGGAGGTGCCTGCTCTACCCCTGCTGCTGCAGTGGGTCAAGACGGATCAGGCCCTACTTATGCTGTTTAGTGATGGCACTGTTCAG GTGAACTTCTATGGGGACCACACCAAGCTGATCCTCAGTGGCTGGGAGCCCCTCCTCGTGACTTTCGTGGCCCGAAATCGCAGCGCTTGTACTTACCTTGCTTCCCACCTTCAGCAGCTGGGCTGCTCCCCAGAACTGCGGCAGCGACTCCGCTATGCTCTGCACCTGCTCCAGGACCGCAGCCCAGCCTAG
- the DYNLT4 gene encoding dynein light chain Tctex-type 4, with amino-acid sequence MSGRPLPPGHEEEEIAKDPGPKPSSVRPRGRLPSIDEARLAGLGRASSRGSVLGQATSFSRRNSLAGQGVGPGGRRPSLGPVPPLASRVSFSGLPLAPTDRVARSYCTEPAPGERWEAARAQSALEVALGAGLRDTCYSSAQAGRLARELCEQVRLRLRELLPPRYKLVCSVVLGPRAGQGVHVVSRALWDAGTDGLASASYSNASLFAVAMVHGLYCE; translated from the coding sequence ATGTCTGGCAGGCCTCTGCCCCCCGGACACGAGGAAGAGGAGATTGCCAAAGACCCTGGGCCGAAACCATCATCAGTACGGCCCCGGGGCCGCCTGCCCAGCATTGATGAAGCCCGACTGGCAGGTCTGGGCCGGGCCTCCAGCCGTGGCTCCGTGCTGGGTCAAGCCACCTCCTTCTCACGCCGCAACTCGCTGGCCGGGCAAGGTGTGGGCCCTGGAGGACGGCGACCATCTCTGGGCCCAGTGCCCCCTCTGGCCTCGCGAGTCAGTTTCTCAGGGTTGCCCCTGGCGCCCACCGATAGGGTGGCGCGCTCATACTGCACGGAGCCAGCCCCTGGGGAACGCTGGGAGGCTGCGCGCGCACAGAGCGCCCTGGAGGTGGCGCTAGGAGCTGGGCTGCGTGACACGTGCTACTCCAGCGCCCAGGCTGGGCGGCTGGCTCGCGAGCTCTGCGAGCAGGTGCGCCTGCGCCTGCGTGAGCTTCTCCCGCCGCGATACAAGCTGGTGTGCAGCGTGGTGCTGGGGCCTCGGGCGGGCCAGGGCGTGCATGTGGTCAGCCGCGCGCTCTGGGACGCAGGGACTGACGGGCTGGCCTCGGCCTCCTACTCTAACGCCTCGCTCTTTGCGGTGGCGATGGTCCATGGGCTCTACTGCGAGTGA